A genomic window from Silene latifolia isolate original U9 population chromosome 11, ASM4854445v1, whole genome shotgun sequence includes:
- the LOC141611462 gene encoding BRAP2 RING ZnF UBP domain-containing protein 2 produces MSESTSTPPENRTSSPAAMDSDEISTKALPFSSGNPRIEETRGLLHYFSHSLHLPSSSHLPVERKPLVCVIGVPNHMTYADFCQFCGSFVQHMLEMRIVRNDEMEDKYIVLIRFDSQGTTDEFHKHFNGQNFSSLESELCDVLFTIDVQYTGSIEHAQPSLLNSSEQPTCPVCLERLDQETGGILTTICNHSFHCSCISKWTDSSCPVCRYCQQQPEKSICFICQTSENLWICVICGFVGCGRYKEGHAIMHWKETQHCYSLEVETQRVWDYVGDNYVHRLIQSKTDGKLVELNAPCSHAMNDCGSCEYSGDIGINEAILNSKVDAIRNEYNELLSTQLENQKLYFESLLQEVKEETERGIAEAVDKTVALKLQKMQAKLDRCIKEKKFLDDINENLLKNQEIWKAKIQEAEEREKKTLRLTDDKIRNLEEQLKDLMLHLEATEAVEKASMSDEVKDGDVLKIGGEYSASSRSKTTKSSNRKKR; encoded by the exons ATGTCAGAGTCAACGTCAACACCGCCGGAAAACCGCACATCATCACCGGCTGCCATGGATTCCGACGAAATATCGACAAAAGCACTACCGTTCTCATCCGGAAACCCTAGAATTGAAGAAACTCGTGGTCTCCTCCATTATTTCTCTCACTCTCTCCATCTTCCTTCTTCTTCACACCTCCCT GTGGAGAGGAAGCCTCTTGTATGTGTTATTGGAGTGCCAAATCACATGACATATGCAGATTTTTGCCAGTTCTGTGGTTCTTTTGTTCAGCACATGCTTGAAATGCGAATTGTGAG GAATGATGAAATGGAGGATAAATATATTGTTCTCATCAGGTTTGACAGCCAGGGCACTACAGATGAATTCCACAAGCATTTCAATGGGCAAAACTTTTCCTCTCTTGAG TCAGAGTTGTGTGACGTGCTTTTCACGATAGATGTGCAATACACTGGCTCAATCGAACATGCACAACCTTCTCTTCTGAACTCAAGTGAGCAGCCGACATGTCCAGTTTGCTTGG AGAGGTTAGATCAAGAGACAGGAGGAATCCTCACAACCATCTGCAATCATTCTTTCCACTGCTCCTGCATCTCAAAATGGACAGATTCTTCTTGTCCT GTTTGTCGTTATTGCCAGCAGCAGCCTGAGAAATCGATATGTTTCATTTGCCAGACCTCAGAAAATTTATGGATATGTGTTATCTGTGGATTTGTAGGTTGTGGAAG ATATAAAGAGGGCCATGCGATAATGCACTGGAAGGAGACACAGCACTGCTATTCCCTAGAGGTGGAAACTCAGCGGGTGTGGGATTATGTTGGTGACAATTATGTCCACCGTTTAATACAGTCAAAAACTGATGGGAAATTAGTTGAGCTGAATGCTCCTTGCTCACATGCTATGAACGATTGTGGAAGTTGCGAATACAGTGGAGATATTGGAATTAATGAGGCCATCTTAAATAGTAAAGTTGATGCG ATTAGGAATGAATACAATGAACTTCTATCCACGCAGCTTGAGAATCAAAAGCTG TATTTTGAGTCATTATTGCAAGAGGTTAAAGAAGAAACTGAAAGAGGAATCGCGGAAGCTGTGGACAAGACTGTGGCCCTGAAATTGCAGAAAATGCAAGCAAAGTTGGATAGATGCATTAAAGAGAAGAAGTTCCTTGATGAT ATCAATGAAAATTTGTTGAAAAACCAAGAGATATGGAAAGCAAAGATACAAGAGGCTGAAGAGCG GGAGAAGAAAACTCTAAGATTGACAGATGATAAAATACGCAACCTTGAAGAACAG CTCAAAGACCTGATGTTGCACCTTGAAGCAACGGAGGCTGTAGAGAAGGCATCAATGTCAGATGAAGTAAAAGATGGTGATGTTCTGAAGATAGGAGGTGAATACTCTGCTAGTTCTCGGTCAAAAACTACAAAATCCAGTAATCGAAAAAAGAGGTAG
- the LOC141611460 gene encoding flotillin-like protein 6: MSPIPRYKVAGPSEYLAITGFQITDIKLSKKALILPGQRYVRVNVSPVNYTFEVQAMSAEKLPFLLPAVFTIGPKVDDEDSLVLYAKLMSPHEMSSNHVNELVQGIIEGETRVLAASMTMEEIFKGTKDFKKEVFDKVQLELNQFGLIIYNANVKQLVDVRGHEYFSYLGQKTQMEAANQAKVDVAEARMKGEIGAKLREGQTTQNAAKIDAETKIITTQRQGEGKKEEIKVQSEIKIFQNQKEADVAKANAELLAMKAGWSQSAQLAEVEANKAVAIREAELQSEVEKKNALSRTEKLRADLLSKATVEYDIKVQEANRNLYNNQKEADANLYEKQQQAEATKAEAEAAFYARQQAADADVYAKKKEAEGIVAMAQAQGFYLNTVLKSLDGNYAALRDYMMINSGVYQEMARINANAIQGLQPKISIWSSGSGGPGLESGSASGGSMRDIADVYSMLPPLMKTVHEQTGMLPPAWIGTLTDNDAPVAK; this comes from the exons ATGTCACCAATACCAAGGTACAAAGTAGCAGGACCATCAGAGTACTTAGCCATAACAGGATTCCAAATTACTGACATTAAACTCTCCAAAAAGGCTCTCATTCTTCCCGGCCAACGCTATGTCCGTGTCAATGTCTCCCCGGTGAACTACACATTCGAAGTGCAGGCAATGTCGGCCGAGAAACTCCCTTTCCTACTGCCTGCAGTTTTCACCATTGGGCCTAAAGTTGATGATGAGGATTCGCTTGTGTTGTACGCGAAGCTCATGTCGCctcatgaaatgagctcgaaccATGTTAATGAGCTTGTGCAGGGGATCATTGAGGGTGAGACGCGTGTGCTTGCGGCTTCTATGACAATGGAGGAGATATTTAAGGGTACTAAGGATTTTAAGAAGGAGGTTTTTGATAAAGTTCAGTTGGAGTTGAATCAGTTTGGTTTGATCATTTATAATGCTAATGTTAAGCAGCTTGTTGATGTTCGCGGTCATGAGTATTTTTCTTACTTGGGTCAGAAGACTCAGATGGAGGCTGCTAATCAAGCCAAG GTTGATGTAGCCGAGGCTAGAATGAAAGGTGAGATTGGAGCAAAGCTCAGGGAAGGCCAAACAACACAAAATGCAGCAAAAATCGACGCTGAGACCAAAATCATAACTacacaaaggcaaggagaaggcAAGAAGGAAGAAATCAAGGTGCAGAGTGAAATCAAGATATTTCAGAATCAAAAAGAGGCTGATGTGGCAAAGGCAAATGCCGAGCTATTGGCCATGAAGGCTGGATGGAGCCAGTCAGCTCAGCTTGCTGAGGTGGAAGCCAATAAGGCGGTGGCCATCCGAGAGGCAGAGCTTCAGAGTGAGGTTGAGAAGAAGAATGCTCTTTCCAGGACTGAGAAACTTAGGGCTGACCTCCTCAGTAAGGCCACTGTTGAGTATGACATTAAG GTCCAAGAAGCCAACAGAAATCTATACAACAACCAAAAGGAAGCAGATGCAAATCTGTACGAAAAACAACAGCAGGCTGAGGCAACCAAGGCAGAGGCAGAAGCGGCCTTCTATGCACGTCAGCAAGCAGCGGATGCTGACGTGTATGCCAAAAAGAAGGAAGCCGAGGGAATCGTAGCCATGGCTCAAGCCCAAGGATTTTACCTAAATACTGTCTTAAAGTCTCTTGATGGAAACTATGCTGCACTAAGGGACTACATGATGATCAACTCAGGGGTATATCAAGAGATGGCAAGGATCAATGCTAATGCTATCCAGGGTCTGCAGCCTAAGATCAGTATCTGGTCATCAGGGTCTGGTGGGCCCGGATTGGAAAGCGGAAGCGCTTCTGGTGGGTCCATGAGGGATATTGCTGATGTCTATAGCATGCTTCCTCCTCTTATGAAGACAGTCCATGAGCAGACAGGAATGCTTCCACCAGCTTGGATCGGTACTCTGACCGACAATGATGCTCCTGTTGCAAAATGA